A portion of the Punica granatum isolate Tunisia-2019 chromosome 7, ASM765513v2, whole genome shotgun sequence genome contains these proteins:
- the LOC116213978 gene encoding uncharacterized protein LOC116213978, translated as MEIEETKLTRMTLLFSVFFTLHAVLYYVDPSTCWLAFYASILPVAGILLAAAFLVIAARATLMTWIAVLVLLAFSGKRRRVLALQGRKITADVAMYLVKFVFQGKGGAAAVVCAAFVSFLLVAF; from the coding sequence ATGGAAATCGAGGAAACGAAGCTGACGAGAATGACGCTCTTATTCTCCGTCTTCTTCACCCTCCATGCTGTCCTGTACTACGTAGACCCCAGCACCTGCTGGTTAGCCTTCTATGCCTCGATCCTGCCAGTTGCTGGCATCTTGTTGGCCGCAGCCTTCCTCGTGATTGCAGCACGAGCCACGCTGATGACATGGATCGCCGTGCTCGTCCTGCTTGCCTTCTCAGGGAAACGCCGACGAGTTCTTGCCCTACAAGGTAGGAAGATAACGGCTGATGTTGCCATGTACTTGGTCAAGTTTGTGTTTCAAGGAAAGGGCGGAGCAGCCGCTGTTGTCTGTGCAGCTTTCGTTAGCTTCCTTCTTGTAGCTTTCTGA